The Phaeodactylum tricornutum CCAP 1055/1 chromosome 2, whole genome shotgun sequence DNA window TCAAAACCTTTAATGCGGTTCAATGCGGTGTTTGTGTACAACACCGCATCAAAGGCAGCCTGCCTATGACCCACAACCATGCCTACTTAAATCCAGTGTTTAGGACCCAAACACCGCAAGAACCGTAGTAAAGATTTCAGAAACAGCGCAAACAAGCTTCGCGTTATTTGCGGTCGCACGTAGAACTTATACTAATACCACTTAAAAAATACTCAGATTGAGTTGGATTTTCCACATTGCACGGTCCATTGCGCAGCTCCTCAATCTTCATGGTTGAAACATTAGGTAAACTAATTCTAGAGAGCATGTCTTTCCAGAAAGGCCATTGCATTCATTACCGTGACAGCAGTTGCTCTTGTACTACAAGTGTTGCATGTGTAACATAGTACTATCAAAGTATGTAAGTTGGAAAGTGCTGTTGCCAACAGTAATTTGCAAAGAAACGGTCACCATTGCGTGTCCCTTACCCTATGACTCATGGCTTACAGTTTGGATGCCGCACAACTCTGAGTGTACCGCAAATTCATTAGAAACACCTCCATGGTTACATTACATCCATTTCCTTGACTCATTACCCTTGCTAAGTGACAACTGTCCAAAAAAGACATGTTGACAGGTAGTGCATCTTTTCACTCTGGCTaccctttttccaaatccagtagctgttgactgtgaatttgcttTTCAGTGATAGATTGGGAAATAATACAGCAATTGACAAGATTTCACAGACTTTTCCCTCGAGCGGATCTTGCATTTTAAAGAGTATAATGATATGGTGGCCCTTTTAGCTCTCATTTCAGATAGAGTAAGTCAAAAATAGTGAAAAAATAGGGTTAGTTTAGGGTTTAGGGTAGGATACCGCATACGTCCGCATTCACTGttaattttgaaaaaatgcCGGAAATAAGCTAGGTAGTTGCGTCATTTGACGTAAAAACACGTTAAGAGTTAATATAATGAGGGCTTGCCCTTGACTGATGTGAATGTTTCTGTTCCTCTATGACATTGAGATAGCGTGCTTCCGAGCAATTTGAGAGTGAAACCTTTGCCATCCTTCAAGCCGTCATCAAATTGTCTTACATTCACTGTAAATAAATAAATTAAGAAATCAAAGTTGATCCACTGGTTTGATGGTCTTGCACAGCTTATGAGATTTGCATCTTTACAATGCTAAGGATAGAAATATGGACTCAACAATGATATTTGAAAACGGTTTCCTCTTTGGACTTGATAACAAGCAACGGTAGTATATATTCTCAAAAGCACTAGTTGCACGAATAATTGAGTTaaatttttttgctttttcagTGTTAGCTTGCTACTGAGACAGAATATAAAATTTGTGATTCCGAAATTTGCGCCAGGCCATTGTCGCTCGACCACCCTGCCGCTCAGCCCATCCCCGGCATATTCCGCTTGTTCTTCTTATCACCCATACCAGTCCAGTCAAATCCCGGTCCAGATCCAAGTATGCTAGCCGACTGTTCCTTCTTATATCCACCCTTGGCGTAGTCTTTATCTTTCTTGGACCACTGGAGCTTTTTGGCACCTTTGACATCGGAATTATCCCAATTTCCCCCACGAACCATGTAGGGGACGTCTTCTTTCTTCATAAGGCCTTGTTTAACCCTTTCCTTATAGTCAATTGGAGCAAATGTGTGTCCCGCtttgccatggtcaaagGCTTCTTGCCATGACTGCAGAGAGCGAGATTTGAAGCCTTTGGGTCCGAGACGTCCAAGCTCTTTGCCCTTGGCTTTCCTGGCATCGTCCATCTTGATCTTTCGATACTGGTCCTCCGTCAGACCATCGGGAACGTATCCCATCTCCAATTTCATTGCGGTATGCTTCACAAAACCTGGGGCAAATGCCGTGGCAGCAGAAAGAAACACAACAGCCAGGAGCGTGAACTTTGCTTTGAAGTTCATTTTGAACGTTTTGCTGTTTGGTTTGTTTTACGGGTTGCTGATTTTTTCAGTTTTCTTTTTTATGAGACAAAACTTGCGTATCGATGGGAATCATCACATTCGATGGAACAGTTTGGTTGGTTCGCTTTGGATCGTCTAGACCGACCCATCTGCTAGCCTCACCAACAACAGAGGCGATCCGATGTTGAATGGGAAAACCGTTTTCCGAACCCTCATAGGAGGCTGTTACAGGCCGCGAGAGGCTCAAGGAGGCCACGTTCACTCGACATTTTGGGAAGATGCAACCGGCATTTCTTGTCCGTTCGGTGTGTTCGCGTTCAAAGCTGTCACAAACCTGAGCAAGCTGTAAGTTCGTCCGAAGGCTCTTTTACAAGGGAACGCTCCGAAAGAACGAGAACCGGATGTAGCCCTTTGACGTCAACCACGTGAAAGGGTAAGGGACTCAAGACTGAACCCGGATACATGTTTCCTGGGATTTTTCTCATGGTAGACCCAGTGTCACAGCTTGCTTTTCTATTCCGGCTTCACAGTCTAAATTCTCTTTCCATCGATCTATCATCATGAAGGCTATCTTGATTCTGGGAGCTTTAGCGCCCACGGTGACTCTCTCTCTATCCAATGTAAGACCAGTAAGACGCGTTGCAGTCATTGGATCGGGAATTTCAGGCCTTGCAGTAGCTCATGCTCTGACGAACTCGCCTTGTCTCGAAGACCAGTATGCGCTTAATAGCTCGTTCGACGTCTCCTTGTTTGATGCGCGTTCGAAACTGGATCCCACAGCCGGAGCTGGGATTCAGCTAAATGGCGGACTGGTCGTCCTGGGAAGAATCAACCCTGCATTACAGCAAACTGTCATGGACGCTGGCTTACTACAGACGGGTGTACGGAGTCGTTGTAAACCCTGGAATCCAGCCAGCCCTTTTGACACGCTCCTGGATCTGGACCTCCTGAAAACAGTTCAAAATGCCGGTTCTGACGTCTCCAACGCTCTGATACGAGAGGGGAAGCTAGTCTGGACCAGCATAATGCGAGGGGCTTTGCAAGAAGCATTGTACGGCGCCCTGCCGAGCAATGTCCGACAAAATGTCCAGTTTGGCAAAGTGTTAGTGGACCTTCGATCGGTTCGCGAGGGTGGAATTGAATGCTTATTTAGTGACGGGTCGGTAGCTGGGCCTTTTGATGTCGTGGTAGGATGTGATGGCATCAAGTCTGCGTGCAAGGAATACGTCGAAAATGGACGGATTCTGCCCAAAGACGCAAAGCGCGAGGGAGACTCTGTTGCCGTGTACTCCGGTTTGAGGATTCGTTACGCCGTGAAGGACGGTAATTCCGAAGAGAAACAAGCGGAAACCGCCACGCTATCTCAATACTTTGGTGAAGGCGCTTACGGTTTGGACGGGATCTACGGTGCTGGTCCGGGCCAGCCCCACACAAAATGCGCCTTTCTCGTCTACCTCGATCCGGATTACGTCGGACCGTTTAAGAAGAAACGCGCGCGTTTAGAATCCAAACCATCCGTAGACGAGAACGCCGACTGGACTCAAGATGTCCGTAAGTCTATTGAAGTGGCGCGAGAAACAATGTTGGATCAAACCAAATCGTTGGGTGTACCGGACACCGACCTGTCACCCACCATTAGTGCGGCCGATCGTTTCTTCGAACTCGGTGTGTACTTTCACAATCCTTTTAGCACTCAAGGTTGGAGTCGTGAAATGACCGATTCCAAGGGAGGATCCGTTGTTCTGTGCGGTGATGCCGCACACGCGCTGCCACCCTTTTTGGGTCAAGGATCCAACCAGGCCATTCAAGATGCGTACTGTTTGGCCAAACAACTCTACGCCTACAACGCCGAAATCGAGCAAGGCCGAGACGCAAACTTGAACGCCATGCTCAAAGATTACGAAAACACACGGTGGCCGAGCACGTTTGGCATATTCTGGAAGTCCACCTTTCTGGGATACCTCGAGACTGGCGGCGAAGATGGACTGTACGCTAGATTTCGTGACGTTTTCTTCAAAACCATGGGAGCCGTCGGAATCGCTGAGTGGGTCCTCATTAGCGCCGCCAAACCCAAAATCTAAGAGACGAAGCTACTGGATTGCGAATCCGGAAAAATGTACTATTAGCCGTTCTAAACAGTCCAGCCCGTTGTCATACGTtttttggtttgcggtaTTGGTCGATAATATATCTAGCTAGAGTGCCAAGGTGCATGTCTTACTCTGATATGGTAAAGAATTCCATTTTTACTCGCGCGAGCCTTCCATCGCTTTGCTATCCAAGGCCATACCCATAGAATGCAGGCCATTGTCCACGTACAGGGTAACACCGGTAACGGTTCGGGCCATGGGGCTGGTCAAAAAGAGACTGGCGTTACCGACATCGTCGCTGTACAAATCCTGTTCGAGCGGCGCGTTGGCCTTGGAATAATCAATGGCGTATTCGATAAAGGTTTTCTGACCGGGCTCTTTGCCAATTGCGGAGGCCGCCCGGGATTTGAGAGGACCGGCGGAAATGGTGTTGACGCGAATACCCCACTTGCGACCGGCTTCGTAGGCGAGGGTGCGGGTGTCGCTTTCCAGCTGAGCCTTGGCGGAGGACATGCCACCGCCGTAACCGGGAATGACCTTTTCGGAGGCAATGTACGTCAACGAAAGCATGGCGCCGCCTTCGTTCATGATGGGGCCGAATTTTTGCAGGAGCGAGACTGCCGAGTATGCGGAGGCGGAAGAAGCAGCGAGGTATCCTTTGCGAGTCGTTTCGAGGAGGGGCTTGGTGACTTCGGGACCGTTGGCGAGGGAATGAACGAGGATATCGATTTTTCCGTAATCGGCTTCGACGGCTTTGGCTACTTCGGAAATGGTGTATCCGTCCAATCCAGCGTAACGCTTATTTTCCTTAATCTCATCCGGGACGTCGTCTGGGGCATCAAAGACGGCATCGAGGGGATACACCTTTTCGATCGTCATTAGGGAACCATCCGCGAGTGTGGAGTCCTCGTTGAACTGTCCCTTTTTCAAACCCATTTGGAAGATCTTGAGTACCGGAGGCCACGTTCCGACAATGATTGTGGCTCCTGCTTCGGCCAAAGCTTTGGCGATCGCCCAGCCGTAACCAGTGGAATCGGCAACACCAGCCACAAAGGCTACCTTGCCTTTGAGGTCGACCTGCGCTGCCATGTGCAGTTCGGTCCGACTTCTTGTTGAAGCAGAACTGAATCCGACAGCCTGACTGGTAGAAAACGAACCACGACCGACATCTAAAAGACAACAACGGTAGACGATGAGACGATACTCTGGTATCTCAGTGCAAACGATAAGATGTACCGTAGCGAAACAGTCCGATTTGATTGGCTGGACACCTACCGAGTGACGGGGCAAACGCGGAACACGACGCCGCAAGGAAGGCTACAACAATACTGATTCGGGCAATCATGGTAGCGAtgacgaaacaaaatcaatGATGGAAGATTGTGATGGATGAAATCTTCCCCACACCGTTTGTGCTGGAGACAGAGGGACCTGCGTcgtcttttttttttcggcAACGGATGCGGTATGTCGCCATCACCATCCGCACCCGCCCTGACAAGCTTTGCGAGTGACGACACGTACGTACGAGAGCCTTCTGTAGAAGTGGTACCGACCAACGTTTTACTTAGGAGTCCACTATATCCCCATCTACGTCGTCTATCGGCGGCGCGGTGCCGATCCGATCTTACAAATGTAAAAAATCTCCACTACTAGTCACAATCAAGGTCTCTGTGCTAACAACATCGAATCACGAAGGATCACGACTGGAATGAGAACCCATCAGGCTCTTTTGTTTTTTCCCGGGCAACGAACCATGATACCATAGGTTGCCGAGGTGTGACAGTGCTGTGTGCATGATGCTGATACTTTGCGAGCATCCAAACATAACAAAAGGGTACGAGTAGCTTTCTCGGTATTAATCTGccgctgactgtgaagtaaAATCGTAGTACAACCGACTATTGATGTTTTCCTTCGAACCGAACTCCCCCGGCCTTTCGCCGCCCAGAAAGGCCATTCAGAATTTCGGCCCAGGCAAACGAACCCGTTCGTGTTTATCACAGCTTCCTCGAGACTCTTGGTATTCTCATACTATACTTTTACAGACCCATTCTCCAAAGGTTGTTCGAACTTGTCGTACCATGAAATATGTTTCTTTTATCATTGGGGCCACTGTTCTACTGCTGGCCACACCAGCCGGCGCTTGGACTATCACGCCTCCCACACAACAACTCCCGGATCCAGTACGGACCAGTGCGATCGCTTTCACTCGACGCGGATTCTTGAAATCGTCCGGCTCCATCGTTGCCGCGGGTATCCTTCTCGGCACGAGCAACGCTCCACCCGCGTACGCGGTGGACGAAGATCAGAATGACAATAACAGCAAAAACGAATCAGACCCGAACGACAAAAAGGCTATGGCGCAAGTAGAAAAAGAGCGTCAAcaagccgaaaaggaagcccGCCGTCTggcggaagaaacgaaaaagagaTTGGCCGTGGGGCGGATTGGCACCATTTAAGTCAATCTTTCGGTGCTATCCGGTGCGCATTTGATGATTCATAGAGCAACTCCAAAATTATGTACAGACAAGTCATTCATCAGCTAAATTATAATATTCCAATTTCGTTCCGCTGGCATCCATAGGCATTGGCCGAGGCGTTATCCATAGTATCCCCGGGCCATGGGACCATCATCACTCAAATTCTTCATTTCCATTTCCTGCATGCGGTTCCGTACCCGATCTTTAGATTTAGCCATAGATGCTCCGAGACGATCATAGTAAGACCATGACTGGGGGTAGGACTCGAGTGGTGCGTGACCCATCTCTCGTTTTGTGGCCTCGTGACGGGCTTCGTGTAAACTGTGGAGCCAGCTCGAGGCCTCTTCTTTACTCCGGACAGCAAAGTACTGTTGTTTCCGCAAGGTTGTCACCGATAGTACCTGATAGCCACTAGGTAACGAGGGAAACACCAGATTATCAGCGTCTCGTGAATGTACTGCGTGTACTTCTATAGATTCTACTGGGATGGGAGAGCCTTTGGGAGAAGAACTTTTCTCATCGGAGAACTTGTAGAGATAGCTGCCCAATAAAATAAGGTGCCGCTCTTGCCAGCAAGGTCGCAAAAACGGAAGGAACTTTATAATCAGTGACTGAACGAATCGGGGGAGAATCATGAACAAAAGCGCCGAGTGCAGCTTGAGGACGGCTCCGTGGTGTTGAGGAGATGCTCGTAGCATTTTTGGTGCCGCCAAACTCGACGACGGTGCAGTGGGGTCTCGCACTTCTTGCTGTTGTTCCTGTTCGCGAAGCATTCCAGTGGTATTTCGCTGTCTCAAACCGTTTGCCATTGAGAGGAGCGGAGTATTGCAAACGTAaagtctgactgtgaaagtgAACAAGATGTGTGATACTACAGTAGTCCGGAAGGCACTCAATTGAGAAGAGTTTTGGGATTGCCTGCCTGACCTGTTTCCGCTTCGTCGACCAATTCTTTCGTTGTTCTTTGCGTGTGGTATGGCATGCGGTCAACCAGTGTATCAGTGCCCACTCCTTTTCGCTTCGCATGGTTGTGATGTCCGGGTTGTGTAGGTTCTTTGGAAACCCAAATTTCGTTCCATGTCAAGGCATTTGGGATTCGAAAATTGATTCACATTTGATTAAAATGCAGTACCTGGAAATTCCCTTTTACATCATTGTGTCTCTATGTATAATAACATTTTCCTGCGTCAGAGGAATCTAACTATCTCGGGCTGTTGTCCCGTTACCGCCTCACACGCCGTGCTTACATACAACACGTACTTTCGCTCGGTCGAGAAATTTTGACGGCTGTGGCTAACTCGTCGGCTGCTCACCACGAGCAACCAACATCAATACTGTTGCTCCCCGGCAACACTAGCTGTCATCTTAACTGCTCAAGTTTCATCATGATGTCTCGTGTAATTGCCGTCCTGGCTCTTTTATTCCTCTCGGTTGAGGTAAGTCGATAGGAATGTGTCTACTTTCGATCGCAGCTCGAAGACGGACACGTCACAGGCTCCGTAGGGATGGGTTCTCTCGTTCCGCGTCTGTTGGTTCGCccagcaccaacaacacaGTCTCCTCACCCGCATGTTTTTGTTAGGCTTTCTCTCCGGTGGCGTTCTTGCCCAAGACTGCCGGTATTTCGGCGACTCCGCTTTTTGCCTGCCGAAGTAACgcgaaaaaggaaaagatcAAGCGGAACCGTGAAAACATGCGCAAGTTCAAGACCACCGGACGCAAGGGAACCACCCGCAGAAAGCTATTGAAGAAAGCGCAGGCCTCCAAGGCGCGTCAAGAAGAATCAGAA harbors:
- a CDS encoding predicted protein, yielding MNFKAKFTLLAVVFLSAATAFAPGFVKHTAMKLEMGYVPDGLTEDQYRKIKMDDARKAKGKELGRLGPKGFKSRSLQSWQEAFDHGKAGHTFAPIDYKERVKQGLMKKEDVPYMVRGGNWDNSDVKGAKKLQWSKKDKDYAKGGYKKEQSASILGSGPGFDWTGMGDKKNKRNMPGMG
- a CDS encoding predicted protein yields the protein MKYVSFIIGATVLLLATPAGAWTITPPTQQLPDPVRTSAIAFTRRGFLKSSGSIVAAGILLGTSNAPPAYAVDEDQNDNNSKNESDPNDKKAMAQVEKERQQAEKEARRLAEETKKRLAVGRIGTI
- a CDS encoding predicted protein; protein product: MANGLRQRNTTGMLREQEQQQEVRDPTAPSSSLAAPKMLRASPQHHGAVLKLHSALLFMILPRFVQSLIIKFLPFLRPCWQERHLILLGSYLYKFSDEKSSSPKGSPIPVESIEVHAVHSRDADNLVFPSLPSGYQVLSVTTLRKQQYFAVRSKEEASSWLHSLHEARHEATKREMGHAPLESYPQSWSYYDRLGASMAKSKDRVRNRMQEMEMKNLSDDGPMARGYYG
- a CDS encoding predicted protein, with product MMSRVIAVLALLFLSVEAFSPVAFLPKTAGISATPLFACRSNAKKEKIKRNRENMRKFKTTGRKGTTRRKLLKKAQASKARQEESEFISKCFITVPAPNSEDDSKK
- the FABI gene encoding enoyl-acp reductase (enoyl-ACP reductase. Reduces the 2-trans enoyl-ACP of a growing fatty acyl-ACP. Part of the type II fatty acid synthase of the plastid. Probably contains a typical bipartite plastid targeting signal. Predicted to have both ER and plastid targeting signals by targetP.); protein product: MAAQVDLKGKVAFVAGVADSTGYGWAIAKALAEAGATIIVGTWPPVLKIFQMGLKKGQFNEDSTLADGSLMTIEKVYPLDAVFDAPDDVPDEIKENKRYAGLDGYTISEVAKAVEADYGKIDILVHSLANGPEVTKPLLETTRKGYLAASSASAYSAVSLLQKFGPIMNEGGAMLSLTYIASEKVIPGYGGGMSSAKAQLESDTRTLAYEAGRKWGIRVNTISAGPLKSRAASAIGKEPGQKTFIEYAIDYSKANAPLEQDLYSDDVGNASLFLTSPMARTVTGVTLYVDNGLHSMGMALDSKAMEGSRE
- a CDS encoding predicted protein gives rise to the protein MDAGLLQTGVRSRCKPWNPASPFDTLLDLDLLKTVQNAGSDVSNALIREGKLVWTSIMRGALQEALYGALPSNVRQNVQFGKVLVDLRSVREGGIECLFSDGSVAGPFDVVVGCDGIKSACKEYVENGRILPKDAKREGDSVAVYSGLRIRYAVKDGNSEEKQAETATLSQYFGEGAYGLDGIYGAGPGQPHTKCAFLVYLDPDYVGPFKKKRARLESKPSVDENADWTQDVRKSIEVARETMLDQTKSLGVPDTDLSPTISAADRFFELGVYFHNPFSTQGWSREMTDSKGGSVVLCGDAAHALPPFLGQGSNQAIQDAYCLAKQLYAYNAEIEQGRDANLNAMLKDYENTRWPSTFGIFWKSTFLGYLETGGEDGLYARFRDVFFKTMGAVGIAEWVLISAAKPKI